In the Mesorhizobium sp. M1D.F.Ca.ET.043.01.1.1 genome, TGGGCGAGGGTGTCGAGCACGGTGCCAGATTGCTCGATCTTGGTGCGCATGTCCTCAACGACCTGCTTGGTCTTGGCAATTTCGGCATCGAAATTCTGCAATGTCGCCATAGGGGCCTCCCGCTTCGGCATCCGGTTTCGTGTCGCACGTGGCGGCGAATATATGTGGGGCCTCAAGGGATTGAAAGACGCAACGCAAGAACGGGTGTCAAAACAAAGAATTCCCGTCGATCTTGAAAGACGATGTGGTCGTATGCATGGCGCGGCGACAGGTATCCACTCTCTGTCAGCCCGGATGTGAGGTCGATGGCCGGCAATTGCTGCCAAAGGCCGTGCAATTGCAAAGCTGTTGAGACCGCGACCCAGCCTGACCTTCCCCATTGAATGTATATTCAGAGTTTTATAAGCTAACCGGGGCTTGGGAGGGTAATATGCTGTTCGTTTATCGGGCAAGGAGCCTATGCGTGTCTCATATAGGCTCGACGATCCTGGTCGTTTTTGGACTTTTCTTTTTTCCGCCGGGGATCAGCCGAGGCCAATCCGCCGAACTGGAAGATTATGTCGGAAGCTTCGGCGGCGTGCCGATATCAGTCTCCTCCGCAAACAACTATGTTTCCCGTCGGGATTGTGGCGATTTCGGTCTGGCGGCAAACATTGCCAAAGGGTCCGACGCGAAAACAAGAGAGCTTCGGCTGTATAAAGATTTCCAGGGCGACGGAAAGGACAAGGTATACAAGAAAATCACTCTCACCCGGGAGAAGCGCATTGAACATGGGATTCCGACGGAATTCCTGTCGGCGCATGATGTTGAATACGAAGGGAAGAAAATCGATATCTCTTTGAGGCGGTCCTTGAGTTTGCGATACTGGACGTGGACTTCCGGATTTGGAGCGTGCGCGGATGCCGGCTGGTCATCCGGCTATCTTCTCATCGCAGTCGAACCAAAATCATGGGGCCGCTTATCCGAGTGGGCCAAGCTGAACGACAGCGAGATTGTACCGGACCTGCCATTCCCTTTCGAGGCGCAAAATGTTCTGCTGTTGGCTGTTCCTTCGGGCTCCGAATATTCCTTGATCGCCGAATTGCAGAAGCAGAGCTGGGTTCTGGATGTCAGGCGCGAGGGCGTCGAGGCCGGGCCGGACAACGCAACCGTGGATTTTCCTCTCGACAGTGTCATCACAAAGGATGTCACGCAAACGGTCTTGAAAGAGAAGCTGGCGGCGTTGCTGAAGGATACCTTTCCGGGGCTGAAAGAGGCAGACGGCTTGCTGAGCGCCAGGAAGGGGCTTTCCTATTCATTCGCCATATACAGGCCGGCGCTCGAGATTGAGGACGGCGATAAGGAATATAACGGATACTGGTTGAAGGCGACCGTGGATTTCGATTTCTCGCAGCAGCTGCGCCGTGAAGGCGACGCTTACGATCGTGTCGAGATCGGCATCCAAGACGGCTGGCTTCCGCGTTGGCCGGACAACAGAACCGACGCGCCGCCGGACAGCCACACGACCCAATATCACTTGTCCCCCGATGGAAGCGACAAGTTCAGCGACTTCCATATCCTCGGAAAGCTGCAGGAGAAGATAGCTAACGCAGTTGCAGCAAAGTGGAACGGCGAGGCGAATATTCCAGATTTTCAATAGGAAGGGGGATCCAGGATGGGAAGAAACAGGGTAAAGAGCATTGTAGGATGGATCATAGTTCTAGGGCATTTGGCTCTAGGCCTAGTGATCCTCATTGCCAAGGATAGTGTTTTCAATCAGAGCCAGAAGATCAGTATCTTGCTGATACTTGGCCCAGTTTTTTCTATATATTTTGTCTCCGTTGTGCGCGGTTTCATTGAAACCCAGGCGGATTTGTCGGCCGGGTCCGCTGTCAATTACAATTTCGTGGCGATAGCCATTTTTCTTCCCGTTGTGCAGCTCGCGGCGGTGTTCTATCTGCTCTATTCGTATCCGGGAAGCATCGCCGCCGACACCGACGGTCTGCAGAGATGGATATCGGCGCTCGAAGTCTTCCTCGGAGGAACCGTAGGCCTCGTTGTCGATAACCTCTTCCCGAAGAAGACCGCAGCACCCTGATATCCGACGGCACACGTCAGGGCTTCGTGTCAGCCTTGAGATAGGCGATCACATTGGCGATGTCGCCGTCGCTGGTCAGGCCGCCGAAGGCCATCCTGTTGCCGGGAACCTTTTGCCGTGGCGCCCGCAGATATCTGGCAAGATTGGCCTCGTCCCAGACCAGGCCGGCGGCGCCGGCATCCTTCATGGCTTGCGAATAGTGGCCGGCAAAGCTTTTCGCCGAGCGGCCCTGCGTCCGACGACGCCCATAAGATGCGGGCCGACCTTGTCGCGGTCGGTCGCCGCCTCGTGGCACGCGATGTAGCGGTTGAAGACCTTCCTGCCGAGCGCCGCGTCGCCATCCGCATAGGCGGCGAGGCCACCAGGGCGCCGCGATCGCAAAGGGTGGCAGCCGCTTACCCGACGGTCGGCAGGCTATCTGTTCAATTGCCCGTAAAGCCGATGAAGTCATCGGGCGCGGCCCGGCCCATCTCCTCTTCCCAGTGCCGGCGGCAGAGCGAGACATAGACGTCCTTGCCGATCGCCACCTGCTCGCCCTGCCTCGCCACCTTGCCGTCGGGACCGAGGCGCACGACCATCGTCGCCTTGCGGCCGCAGCGGCAGATGGTGCGCACCTCGCGCAGGTCGTCGGCTATGGCAAGCAGGGCGCGCGAGCCGGAAAACAGCTTGCCCTGGAAATCGGTGCGCAGGCCGTAGCACATGACCGGGATGTTCAGCCGGTCGGCGATGCGGGCGAGCTGCCAGACCTGCTCCTCCTCGAGGAACTGCGCCTCGTCGACGAAGACGCAATGCACGGTGGTGTGCTCGTGATGCTCGGCGACGCGGGCATAGAGATCATCGCCGTCGCGGAACATCTCGGCCTCCGCGTCCAGCCCGATGCGCGACGAGATCAGTCCGCTGTCGCCCTTGCGATAATGACCGGCGACGAACAGCATCGTCGTCATGCCGCGTTCGCGATAGTTGTAGGACGCCTGCAGGAGCATCGTCGTCTTGCCGGCATTCATCGTTGCGTAGTTGAAGTAGAGCTTGGCCATACGGGTCTTTAAGCTCAATTGCCGCGGCGCGGGGAGGGGTCGCCGGCTCCTTCCACCAAAAAAGCGGGCCCACCGGAAAGCGCGCCATGTCGCTGAATGGCCAGCGCGCGCCGTTGTTCGTGATGTGGCGCCGCTTGAAACCACATCAAAATGGTGTTTGGCTGACGAAACAAGGCGGTCGCAAGAACCGTGACTTCGCGCCGCCTCGAAT is a window encoding:
- a CDS encoding thymidine kinase is translated as MAKLYFNYATMNAGKTTMLLQASYNYRERGMTTMLFVAGHYRKGDSGLISSRIGLDAEAEMFRDGDDLYARVAEHHEHTTVHCVFVDEAQFLEEEQVWQLARIADRLNIPVMCYGLRTDFQGKLFSGSRALLAIADDLREVRTICRCGRKATMVVRLGPDGKVARQGEQVAIGKDVYVSLCRRHWEEEMGRAAPDDFIGFTGN